Proteins from a genomic interval of Gluconacetobacter diazotrophicus PA1 5:
- a CDS encoding NADH:flavin oxidoreductase/NADH oxidase family protein produces MSLFSPLTLPNGTVITNRIAKAAMEENMADADHAPSEGLIRLYRAWAEGGAGLIITGNVMVDARAMTGPAGVVLQDAQHLDRFQDWATTARSGGGQIWMQINHPGRQMPASMAQETLAPSAIPLDLGRQSKMFPVPRAMRADDIADVTRRFIHTAGLAERAGFDGVEIHAAHGYLLSQFLSPLSNRRTDQWGGSLENRARLLLDIVRGVRSSLRPDFAVSVKLNSADFQRGGFSPDDARAVVRMLDGLGVDLVELSGGSYEAPAMMGSSRDERTLAREAYFLDFAKDIATVATMPLMVTGGIRRQDVAERVVADGIAMAGMATALAIEPALPRRWQNGHGDAPALKPITWKNKPLASAALMAAVRYQLVRLATGRATRPGISPLVAFLLAQLAARRQARAYRAWMASSRPVSRVGARKPECPAPERTAAVFAGKE; encoded by the coding sequence ATGTCCCTGTTTTCCCCTCTGACCCTGCCCAATGGCACCGTCATCACCAATCGTATCGCCAAGGCCGCCATGGAAGAGAACATGGCAGACGCCGACCACGCGCCATCCGAAGGGCTGATCCGTCTCTACCGGGCCTGGGCGGAGGGCGGCGCGGGCCTGATCATCACCGGCAACGTGATGGTGGATGCACGGGCCATGACCGGTCCGGCTGGGGTGGTGCTTCAGGACGCGCAGCATCTCGACCGTTTTCAGGACTGGGCCACGACAGCCCGGTCTGGTGGCGGCCAGATCTGGATGCAGATCAATCATCCGGGGCGGCAGATGCCTGCCAGCATGGCGCAGGAAACGCTTGCACCGTCTGCTATCCCTCTCGATCTGGGCCGGCAGTCGAAGATGTTCCCTGTTCCACGTGCCATGAGGGCGGACGATATCGCCGATGTCACCCGCCGCTTCATCCACACGGCCGGCCTGGCCGAGCGTGCGGGCTTCGATGGGGTCGAGATTCATGCGGCGCATGGCTACCTGCTCAGCCAGTTTCTCTCCCCGCTGAGCAACCGGCGCACGGACCAGTGGGGCGGCAGCCTCGAAAACCGCGCTCGCCTGCTGCTCGATATCGTGCGGGGCGTGCGGTCGTCCCTGCGACCGGATTTCGCGGTATCGGTGAAACTCAACTCGGCCGATTTCCAGCGCGGCGGCTTCTCGCCCGACGACGCCCGAGCCGTCGTCCGGATGCTCGACGGTCTCGGCGTCGATCTCGTGGAACTGTCCGGCGGCAGTTACGAAGCGCCCGCGATGATGGGGTCCTCTCGCGACGAACGCACCCTGGCGCGGGAAGCCTATTTCCTCGATTTCGCCAAAGACATCGCCACCGTCGCCACGATGCCGCTCATGGTGACCGGCGGCATCCGGCGGCAGGACGTGGCAGAGCGCGTCGTGGCCGACGGCATCGCGATGGCAGGTATGGCGACGGCGCTGGCGATCGAACCCGCCCTGCCGCGCCGGTGGCAGAACGGGCATGGTGACGCCCCCGCGCTGAAGCCGATCACCTGGAAGAACAAGCCGCTCGCCTCGGCAGCCCTGATGGCGGCGGTGCGTTATCAGCTCGTCCGGCTGGCCACGGGGCGTGCCACCAGGCCGGGCATATCGCCACTCGTCGCTTTCCTGCTGGCCCAGTTGGCAGCGCGCCGGCAGGCGCGGGCGTATCGCGCCTGGATGGCGTCCTCCCGGCCTGTTTCGCGCGTGGGCGCCAGAAAGCCTGAATGCCCTGCACCTGAGCGCACCGCGGCGGTTTTTGCCGGAAAGGAGTGA
- a CDS encoding MerR family transcriptional regulator, with the protein MKIGDLAKQTGLAPSRIRFYESIGLLTAVERKANGYRTYPPDAAVILGLIATAQKAGFTLDEIRVLLPSDLKDWDHDALIGALTRKVADIEALEGRLAQNKAQLRHVIESIETRPADLDCADNARRVLTHILNGDEETADARTGSAPRSRPMASREPSGAARARRAGADTSPVSEQV; encoded by the coding sequence ATGAAGATCGGTGACCTCGCGAAACAGACCGGCCTCGCGCCCTCACGCATTCGCTTTTACGAAAGCATCGGCCTGCTGACGGCCGTGGAGCGCAAGGCCAATGGCTACCGGACCTATCCGCCGGATGCGGCCGTTATTCTCGGCCTGATCGCCACCGCCCAGAAAGCGGGGTTCACGCTGGACGAGATTCGCGTCCTGCTGCCAAGCGACCTGAAGGATTGGGATCATGACGCGCTGATCGGTGCGCTGACGCGCAAGGTCGCCGATATCGAGGCGCTGGAAGGCCGCCTCGCCCAGAACAAGGCGCAGTTGCGTCACGTCATCGAAAGCATCGAGACGCGACCAGCGGATCTGGACTGTGCCGACAACGCACGTCGCGTGCTGACGCATATCCTGAATGGCGATGAGGAGACGGCGGACGCCCGCACAGGGAGCGCTCCCCGGTCCAGGCCAATGGCTTCCCGCGAGCCCTCTGGTGCGGCGCGGGCCAGACGCGCCGGTGCTGACACGTCGCCGGTTTCAGAGCAGGTCTGA
- a CDS encoding type 1 glutamine amidotransferase domain-containing protein, whose translation MSKHILHVVTNVAHYDDPSHATGLWLSELSHAWDVFAARRFEQSLVSPRGGRAPLEPRALKWPLLDASARGWLNDPARMALLSTTARPDDIDPETFDAIYFTGGHGVMWDFPHSAGIQAITRNLWERGGIVSAVCHGYCGLLNTRLSNGSLLVAGRKITGFSWTEEILAGVAKEMPYNAEAQMKARGAHYDKAFLPFVPHVVADGRLITGQNPASAKATARRISDLL comes from the coding sequence ATGTCGAAGCACATTCTTCACGTTGTCACCAATGTCGCCCACTACGATGACCCCTCCCACGCGACCGGTCTGTGGCTCTCGGAGCTTTCCCATGCCTGGGATGTATTCGCGGCCCGAAGATTCGAGCAGAGCCTCGTCAGCCCAAGGGGTGGCCGCGCACCGCTGGAACCCCGTGCCCTGAAATGGCCATTGCTGGATGCCTCAGCCAGGGGGTGGCTGAACGACCCGGCGAGGATGGCACTGCTGTCCACGACCGCGCGGCCGGACGACATCGACCCGGAGACATTCGATGCCATCTATTTCACGGGTGGCCACGGCGTCATGTGGGACTTTCCCCATAGCGCGGGGATTCAGGCCATCACGCGTAATCTTTGGGAGCGGGGCGGCATCGTCTCCGCCGTCTGCCACGGCTATTGTGGGCTGCTGAACACGCGGCTTTCCAATGGCAGCCTGCTGGTCGCCGGCAGGAAGATCACCGGTTTCTCATGGACAGAGGAAATCCTGGCCGGGGTGGCAAAAGAGATGCCCTATAATGCTGAAGCGCAGATGAAAGCCCGCGGCGCGCACTACGATAAAGCATTCCTGCCCTTCGTGCCCCACGTCGTCGCGGATGGTCGCCTGATCACCGGGCAGAATCCCGCCTCGGCCAAGGCCACGGCACGCAGGATTTCAGACCTGCTCTGA
- a CDS encoding DUF7146 domain-containing protein translates to MVGHDAGDLARRLAENAEAVCQRYLSAGRRHGNYWLVGDVRNTPGRSLFVRLHDTANGRAGKWTDAQSGEHGDLLDVIRESLGLVDFRDVADEARAFLSLPRPDPASSSQDRPVRERGSASSSEAARRLWAMSGPITGTPVETYLRRRDMTLLHGAGALRFHPHCFYRPDEDSPTETWPAMIAAVTDLDGTLTGVHRTWLAADGRGKAPVDHPRRALGGLLGHAVRFGVAADVLAAGEGIETVLSLRQILPDLPLAACLSSAHLAAMIFPPLLRRLYVLRDDDPAGDQALATLQARADDAGIELIGLSPRLGDFNDDLRALGRGALRAILHPQLAPADVARFLEAAGT, encoded by the coding sequence ATGGTCGGGCATGATGCAGGCGATCTCGCCCGTCGTCTGGCGGAGAACGCAGAGGCGGTGTGCCAGCGGTATCTGTCCGCCGGTCGCCGTCACGGCAATTACTGGCTGGTCGGCGACGTGCGGAATACGCCGGGGCGGTCGCTGTTTGTCCGGCTGCACGACACCGCCAACGGCAGGGCCGGAAAATGGACCGACGCACAGTCGGGCGAGCATGGCGACCTGCTCGACGTGATCCGTGAAAGCCTCGGCCTGGTGGATTTCCGCGACGTGGCCGATGAGGCGCGAGCGTTCCTCAGCCTGCCACGTCCCGACCCGGCATCGTCGTCACAGGATCGTCCGGTCCGTGAACGTGGCTCCGCCAGTTCTTCCGAGGCCGCGCGTCGGCTCTGGGCCATGTCCGGGCCGATCACGGGCACGCCCGTAGAAACGTATCTTCGCAGACGCGACATGACGCTTTTGCACGGAGCCGGAGCGCTGCGCTTCCATCCGCACTGCTTTTACCGCCCGGACGAGGACAGTCCGACCGAGACCTGGCCCGCGATGATCGCCGCCGTCACCGACCTCGATGGCACTCTGACCGGCGTGCATCGCACCTGGCTGGCGGCGGACGGGCGTGGCAAGGCGCCGGTCGATCACCCACGCCGCGCGTTGGGTGGGCTGCTCGGTCACGCCGTGCGCTTCGGGGTGGCAGCCGACGTGCTGGCCGCCGGCGAGGGGATCGAGACGGTGTTGTCGCTGCGCCAAATTCTGCCCGATCTGCCGCTGGCCGCCTGCCTGTCCTCGGCACATCTCGCCGCCATGATCTTTCCGCCGCTGCTACGCCGGCTCTACGTCCTGCGCGATGACGACCCGGCCGGGGACCAGGCGCTGGCGACGCTGCAGGCCCGCGCGGATGATGCCGGGATCGAGCTGATCGGCCTGTCGCCCCGGCTGGGCGATTTCAACGATGATCTCCGTGCCCTCGGACGCGGGGCGCTGCGGGCGATCCTGCATCCCCAACTCGCGCCAGCGGACGTAGCCCGCTTTCTGGAGGCCGCCGGCACCTGA
- a CDS encoding DUF2493 domain-containing protein — protein MTRTDDFEPPHAASSTAHVLAELQMYGYRPFEDEPDPRPLPEAPRIGGAVADIFDAIAATLTDTRLEPDLEALLWSTVNVFHRMVGQVERELDRNEAAQKRSQQEQDGSEIRSVELERLIAEGLTLIERRNAYEIFRDEAQEQFERLTLSAWRPKTGSLLSRRTMTASMIDSRDFLNARRRAEGELLVPPGPKVVVTGGLDFDDHILIWDRLDKVRAKHPDMVLLHGGSPKGAEFIASRWADHREIVQIAFKPDWTKHAKAAPFRRNDALLDTMPIGVIVFPGTGIQENLADKAKRLGIPVLRFGGGA, from the coding sequence ATGACCCGCACCGACGATTTCGAACCGCCGCACGCCGCTTCCTCCACCGCCCATGTGCTGGCTGAACTCCAGATGTATGGCTACCGTCCCTTCGAGGACGAGCCGGACCCGAGGCCGCTGCCTGAAGCTCCGCGCATCGGGGGTGCGGTCGCCGACATCTTCGACGCCATCGCCGCGACCCTGACCGACACCCGGCTGGAACCCGACCTTGAAGCGCTGCTCTGGTCCACCGTCAATGTCTTCCATCGCATGGTCGGCCAGGTCGAGCGTGAGCTTGACCGCAACGAGGCGGCGCAGAAACGCAGCCAGCAGGAACAGGATGGCAGCGAGATCCGCTCGGTGGAACTGGAGCGGCTGATCGCCGAAGGGCTGACCCTGATCGAGCGCCGCAACGCCTACGAGATCTTCCGCGACGAGGCGCAGGAGCAGTTCGAACGTCTGACCCTGAGCGCATGGCGACCGAAGACCGGCTCGCTGCTCTCACGCCGGACCATGACGGCTTCCATGATCGATAGCCGTGACTTCCTCAATGCCCGACGTCGCGCCGAGGGCGAATTGCTGGTCCCGCCCGGCCCCAAGGTCGTCGTCACTGGCGGTCTCGACTTCGACGACCATATCCTGATCTGGGACCGGCTGGACAAGGTGCGCGCCAAGCATCCCGACATGGTGCTGCTGCACGGTGGCTCGCCCAAAGGCGCCGAATTCATCGCCTCTCGCTGGGCCGATCACCGCGAGATCGTGCAGATCGCCTTCAAGCCGGACTGGACGAAGCATGCCAAGGCAGCGCCTTTCCGCCGCAACGATGCGCTGCTCGACACCATGCCGATCGGCGTCATCGTCTTTCCCGGCACGGGCATCCAGGAGAACCTGGCCGATAAGGCGAAGCGCCTCGGTATCCCGGTCCTGCGGTTCGGCGGCGGCGCGTAA
- a CDS encoding DUF736 domain-containing protein — MATIGTFRKTGNEYVGEIVTLSVQVRNVRIVPDTGRQSENAPSHRVFVNRAEIGAAWSKQSNEGRSYLGLKLDDPSFNAPIFANLFNDEDGETYSLIWSRPNGRRNGD; from the coding sequence ATGGCCACCATCGGCACCTTCAGGAAGACCGGCAACGAATATGTCGGCGAAATCGTCACCCTCTCGGTTCAGGTCCGCAATGTCCGTATCGTTCCCGACACCGGACGCCAGAGCGAGAACGCCCCCAGCCACAGGGTGTTCGTCAACAGGGCCGAGATCGGGGCGGCCTGGTCCAAGCAGTCCAACGAGGGACGCAGCTATCTGGGCCTCAAGCTGGATGATCCGAGCTTCAACGCCCCGATCTTCGCCAATCTCTTCAACGACGAGGACGGCGAGACCTACAGCCTGATCTGGTCCCGCCCCAACGGTCGCCGCAACGGCGACTGA
- a CDS encoding XRE family transcriptional regulator: MLAEKALVALTALKRLESERGLGVHEGTTDQVRRALEAAAILFIESGQGRGVMFLHETSGNEARQARVRRVRSPT, translated from the coding sequence ATGCTCGCTGAAAAAGCCCTCGTAGCACTGACCGCGCTGAAGCGCCTTGAATCCGAACGCGGTCTCGGCGTCCATGAGGGCACGACCGACCAGGTCCGCCGTGCGCTGGAGGCGGCGGCCATCCTGTTCATCGAGTCCGGACAAGGACGCGGCGTCATGTTTCTTCACGAGACTTCCGGTAATGAAGCGCGGCAGGCTAGGGTGCGTCGCGTTCGTTCTCCGACCTGA
- a CDS encoding DNA -binding domain-containing protein yields MQKPPLDPPVADSAPEASCLTGYDEQHLITYLRLLDAEADGADWREVARIVLHRDPAADPDGVHRCWHSHLARAHWMTKHGYQHLLRGGAPH; encoded by the coding sequence ATGCAGAAGCCCCCGCTCGACCCGCCCGTCGCCGACAGCGCCCCGGAAGCGTCCTGTCTCACCGGCTACGACGAACAGCACCTCATCACCTATCTGCGTCTGCTGGACGCCGAGGCCGACGGTGCGGACTGGCGCGAGGTCGCCCGGATCGTGCTCCACCGCGACCCGGCGGCCGATCCCGATGGTGTCCACCGCTGCTGGCACAGCCATCTGGCTCGGGCGCACTGGATGACCAAGCATGGCTACCAGCATCTGCTGCGTGGCGGCGCCCCCCACTGA
- a CDS encoding transcriptional regulator domain-containing protein, with amino-acid sequence MSRATWRSAGAYEGLRSLDAPAFALQFVSRNRDFIRERATLQRALRRGALMQPDAEAFARRWGLRFRKCPHCAEPAYCVVECCGAAGRDRADGSTDRSR; translated from the coding sequence ATGAGCCGCGCCACCTGGCGGTCGGCGGGCGCGTACGAGGGCCTGCGGTCGCTCGACGCCCCTGCCTTTGCCTTGCAGTTTGTCAGTCGCAATCGGGACTTTATCCGTGAGCGTGCCACCCTTCAGCGCGCCCTGCGCCGGGGTGCCTTGATGCAGCCAGATGCCGAGGCGTTCGCCCGGCGCTGGGGGTTGCGATTTCGAAAGTGTCCGCACTGCGCTGAACCCGCGTACTGCGTTGTGGAGTGCTGCGGTGCTGCCGGGCGTGATCGCGCTGATGGAAGCACCGACCGGTCTCGCTGA
- a CDS encoding DUF2285 domain-containing protein, with protein MLPGVIALMEAPTGLADPDHPPFTSVFIGLPAGQVGELLLERPGVVLRLHLVTSEIEALSVVLPLDALFEVRVQAALRLWRALMGRRSGPDPATLSPDRVTRLILALRTLDGLDAGATQHEIAFVLFGQKVSSRDWLSHDLHFRMKRLVRFARVLTEGGYRRLLLHPFRGR; from the coding sequence GTGCTGCCGGGCGTGATCGCGCTGATGGAAGCACCGACCGGTCTCGCTGACCCGGATCACCCGCCGTTCACCTCCGTTTTTATCGGATTGCCGGCGGGCCAGGTTGGTGAACTCCTGCTTGAGCGCCCCGGCGTCGTTCTGCGCCTGCATCTGGTGACGTCGGAGATCGAAGCCCTCTCTGTCGTCCTGCCGCTCGACGCCCTGTTCGAGGTGCGCGTCCAGGCCGCGTTGCGGCTCTGGCGCGCGTTGATGGGCCGGCGCTCCGGACCCGATCCCGCGACCTTGTCGCCAGATCGGGTCACTCGGCTGATCCTGGCGCTCCGTACGCTCGATGGGTTGGACGCCGGGGCGACGCAGCATGAGATCGCGTTCGTCCTTTTCGGTCAGAAGGTTTCCTCACGGGACTGGCTCTCGCACGATCTGCATTTCCGCATGAAACGGCTGGTGCGTTTCGCGCGCGTGCTGACAGAAGGAGGATACCGGCGCCTGCTGCTCCATCCGTTCCGGGGACGATAG
- a CDS encoding SOS response-associated peptidase: MCNLFSMTTNQQAIRDLAKVMVDRTGNLPPLPGIYPNMMAPIVRNSVDGRELMMARWGMPTPPRYLAGKTVDRGVTNIRNPQSPHWRPWLDVAHRCVVPFTSFAEPEPQPDGSRPPAWFAFGETRPLAFFAGIWCRWTSVRKAKDGETTDDLFGFLTTKPNHEVGAIHPEAMPVVLATGEEIDRWMTAPIDDALLLQNPLPDGTLTIVARATPEDPSRQ; this comes from the coding sequence GTGTGCAATCTGTTTTCGATGACCACCAACCAGCAGGCGATCCGCGACCTCGCAAAGGTCATGGTCGACCGCACCGGCAATCTCCCGCCGTTACCTGGCATCTATCCCAACATGATGGCGCCGATCGTTCGCAATTCGGTGGACGGGCGCGAACTGATGATGGCGCGCTGGGGGATGCCGACGCCGCCCCGCTATCTCGCCGGCAAGACGGTCGATCGGGGCGTGACCAACATCCGCAATCCGCAGTCGCCGCATTGGCGGCCGTGGCTCGATGTCGCGCATCGCTGCGTCGTGCCCTTTACCAGCTTCGCCGAGCCCGAACCGCAGCCGGACGGTTCCCGGCCGCCGGCCTGGTTCGCGTTCGGTGAGACGCGTCCGCTCGCTTTCTTTGCCGGCATCTGGTGCCGGTGGACGTCCGTGCGCAAGGCGAAGGACGGAGAGACGACGGACGACCTGTTCGGCTTTCTTACGACAAAGCCGAACCACGAAGTCGGAGCCATTCATCCCGAGGCCATGCCGGTGGTCCTGGCCACCGGGGAGGAGATCGACCGCTGGATGACGGCGCCGATCGACGATGCGCTGCTCTTGCAGAACCCGTTGCCTGACGGCACGCTGACCATTGTTGCCAGGGCGACCCCGGAAGACCCATCACGGCAATAG
- a CDS encoding ImuA family protein, which produces MSTPLSRPPLEALRDQIRRLEGSATRRRAVLPFGIRDIDRRLPGGGLALGALHEVAGGGNDALNSAAAGQFAAGIAARTKGKVLWIVTRQDLFAPALKQVGLGGSRVIYVEAGADQDVLACFEEGLRHGGLGAVVAEVARLSMTASRRLQLAAETSGALGIAVRRWRRQTEAADFGQPTASVTRWRISVLPSESLPVPGVGRARWLLELIRARAGESADFEVEACDGKGRLSLPAAVADGPDQEKAGRRRTRA; this is translated from the coding sequence ATGTCCACGCCCCTATCCCGTCCCCCGCTGGAGGCGCTGCGGGACCAGATCCGCCGTCTCGAAGGATCGGCCACCCGCCGACGGGCCGTGCTGCCCTTTGGCATCCGTGACATCGATCGCCGCCTGCCGGGTGGCGGCCTGGCGCTCGGCGCCTTGCACGAGGTGGCAGGCGGCGGGAACGACGCCCTCAACAGCGCGGCCGCCGGGCAGTTCGCCGCCGGCATCGCCGCGCGCACCAAGGGCAAGGTGCTGTGGATTGTCACCCGCCAGGATCTGTTCGCCCCCGCCCTGAAACAGGTCGGACTGGGTGGAAGCCGGGTGATCTATGTCGAGGCCGGGGCGGACCAGGATGTCCTGGCCTGTTTCGAGGAGGGACTGCGGCATGGCGGTCTGGGTGCCGTCGTGGCCGAGGTCGCGCGTCTGTCGATGACCGCCTCCCGCCGGCTGCAACTGGCGGCCGAGACGTCCGGCGCGCTGGGGATCGCCGTCCGCCGCTGGCGCCGGCAGACCGAGGCGGCTGATTTCGGCCAGCCGACCGCCAGTGTCACGCGCTGGCGGATTTCGGTCCTGCCGTCTGAATCCCTGCCGGTGCCCGGCGTCGGACGGGCGCGCTGGCTGCTGGAACTGATCCGGGCGCGGGCGGGAGAATCCGCCGATTTCGAAGTGGAGGCTTGCGATGGCAAGGGTCGTCTCTCTCTTCCTGCCGCTGTGGCCGACGGACCGGATCAGGAAAAGGCTGGGCGCCGACGCACCCGCGCCTGA
- a CDS encoding Y-family DNA polymerase, producing the protein MARVVSLFLPLWPTDRIRKRLGADAPAPEAPLALVGREGRRRVVLSVDLAARKAGVRPGTPVAKAQALYPDLITMDADQEGDRTGLEKLALWFQQRIAPLVAVDVPDGLVLDTTGADHLHGGEPAMLAEMVRRLRDAGITAKAVVADTLGAAHALARYGRARTLVVPAGETAAAIADLPIEALRLPDNMIEDLRALGVATIAPLAAMPRAPLALRFGPDVARRLDQAYGRISEAILPVRPVDPVMVSRNFAEPIGAAETIARYIGRLVPPLCQGLEERGQGARRLDLVLHRVDSRTEAIRIATATPVRDAKRLVRLLCEKIETIDPGFGIERMVLTATLAEPIAPRQKISSLIAEEEPDVSDLIDTLANRVGHRSLYRFAPVESDVPERSFCRVPALAPDDQKDWPEHWPRPTRLLARPEPVQAMAELPDQPPLFFIWRGVRRKVKCADGPERVFGEWWQGDAELTTVRDYFRLEDASGERFWVYRSGDGEHGETGSQGWFLHGIFG; encoded by the coding sequence ATGGCAAGGGTCGTCTCTCTCTTCCTGCCGCTGTGGCCGACGGACCGGATCAGGAAAAGGCTGGGCGCCGACGCACCCGCGCCTGAGGCGCCGCTGGCGCTGGTCGGGCGCGAGGGACGACGCCGCGTCGTGCTTTCGGTCGATCTCGCCGCCCGCAAGGCGGGCGTGCGTCCCGGCACGCCGGTCGCCAAGGCGCAGGCGCTTTACCCTGATCTGATCACCATGGATGCCGACCAGGAGGGCGACCGGACCGGGCTGGAGAAACTGGCGTTGTGGTTCCAGCAGCGGATCGCCCCCCTGGTGGCGGTGGACGTGCCTGACGGTCTGGTGCTGGATACGACCGGCGCCGATCATCTGCATGGCGGCGAGCCGGCCATGCTGGCGGAAATGGTGCGGCGGCTGCGAGACGCCGGCATCACAGCCAAGGCTGTGGTCGCCGACACGCTGGGCGCAGCCCATGCGCTGGCGCGCTATGGCCGCGCGCGCACTCTGGTGGTGCCGGCCGGGGAGACGGCCGCCGCGATCGCGGACCTGCCGATCGAGGCCCTGCGCCTGCCGGACAATATGATCGAGGACCTGCGGGCGCTGGGCGTCGCGACCATCGCTCCGCTCGCCGCGATGCCGCGCGCGCCGCTTGCGCTCCGCTTCGGGCCGGACGTCGCCCGCCGGCTGGACCAGGCCTATGGTCGCATCAGTGAGGCCATCCTGCCGGTCCGGCCGGTTGACCCGGTCATGGTCAGCCGGAATTTTGCCGAACCGATCGGGGCCGCCGAGACGATTGCCCGCTATATCGGCAGGCTGGTCCCGCCGCTCTGTCAGGGACTGGAAGAACGCGGGCAGGGAGCCCGGCGTCTCGACCTGGTGCTGCACCGCGTCGACAGCCGCACCGAGGCGATCCGCATCGCCACCGCGACGCCGGTGCGCGACGCCAAGCGCCTGGTCAGGCTGCTGTGCGAGAAGATCGAAACCATCGATCCGGGTTTTGGCATCGAGCGTATGGTCCTGACCGCCACACTGGCCGAGCCGATCGCGCCGCGCCAGAAAATCTCCTCGCTGATCGCGGAGGAAGAACCGGATGTTTCGGATCTGATCGATACCCTGGCCAATCGCGTGGGCCATCGTTCCCTGTATCGCTTCGCTCCGGTGGAGAGCGATGTGCCGGAGCGGTCCTTCTGTCGAGTGCCGGCGCTGGCGCCGGACGACCAGAAGGATTGGCCGGAGCACTGGCCACGTCCGACACGCCTGCTGGCGCGGCCGGAGCCGGTGCAGGCCATGGCGGAACTGCCGGATCAGCCGCCGCTGTTCTTCATCTGGCGTGGAGTGCGGCGGAAGGTGAAATGCGCTGATGGGCCGGAACGGGTGTTCGGCGAATGGTGGCAGGGCGATGCCGAACTGACCACGGTGCGCGATTATTTCCGTCTGGAGGACGCATCCGGCGAGCGGTTCTGGGTCTATCGCTCGGGTGACGGCGAGCACGGGGAAACCGGCTCGCAAGGCTGGTTTCTGCATGGGATCTTCGGATGA